The DNA region AGCCCTGGGTGAAGTCTTATAGGCTTTTGAAGGCGAAAGCCGCCGGGACCGGCCGGCCCATCGTGGCTCAACCGGCCGGCTTTTTCAATGTGCAACTAGTACATTGGTGGTCCGCCATTGCCCGGCATAGCTATAGCTTTTTCTGCGTCCGGGATTTCCGAGATGAGGGCTTCGGTCGTGAGCATCAAGGCCGCAATCGAGGCTGCGTTCTGGAGTGCAGAACGGGTGACCTTGGCTGGATCGAGAATTCCGGCAGAGATCATATCCGTGTACTCTTCGGTTGCGGCATTGAATCCAAAGTTTGCCTGTTTCGAATCGCGCACTTTCTCAACAACGACAGCTCCTTCATGTCCCGCATTGGAGACGATTAGCCGGAGGGGCTCTTCAAGGGCTCGCTTCACAATCGTTACGCCGATTTGTTCGTCATCTTCGAGCTTCAGCTTCTCAAGAGCCGGAATTGCGCGCAGGAATGCGACGCCGCCTCCAGGAACGATACCTTCCTCCACAGCAGCACGAGTCGCATGCATCGCGTCTTCAACACGCGCTTTCTTTTCCTTCATTTCGATCTCGGTTGCCGCGCCGACCTTGATAATGGCCACGCCGCCGACAAGCTTCGCCAACCGTTCCTGGAGTTTTTCGCGGTCATAGTCGGAACTTGTATCCTCCATCTGAGTGCGAATCTGTTTCACACGTCCCTCGATGGCCGCGCGTTTTCCGGCGCCCTCGATCAGGGTGGTGTTGTCCTTGTCGATGACAACTCTTTTCGCCGTACCAAGATCTTCTACTTTGATATTTTCCAGCTTGATTCCAAGGTCTTCGGTGATCGAACGGCCATTGGTAAGGATTGCAATATCATCCAGCATCGCCTTCCGGCGATCGCCGAAGCCAGGCGCTTTTACCGCGGCCGATTGCAGGGTGCCGCGCAGCTTGTTCACGACGAGCGTGGCGAGCGCTTCCCCTTCAATGTCTTCCGCAATGATCAACAGGGCGCGCCCCATCTTCGACACCTGTTCCAGGATCGGCAGGAGGTCTTTCATTGTGCTGACCTTCTTCTCGCAGATGAGAATGAAACAATTTTCCAGCACGCATTCCATGCGGTCCGGGTCGGTAACGAAGTATGGTGACAGATACCCGCGGTCGAACTGCATGCCTTCGACCACTTCGAGGGTGCTGTCGATCGTCTTTGCCTCTTCGACCGTGATCACGCCGTCCTTGCCCACCTTCTTCATGGCGTCAGCGATGATATTGCCGATTGTCGAGTCGTCATTTGCAGAAACCGTAGCAACCTGAGCGATCATGTCCCCGCTCACCGGCTTCGACAGTTTCTTGATCTGTTCGGTCACTATCTCAACGGCCTTTTCGATGCCTCTCTTCACTGCCATCGGGTTTGCTCCCGCTGCCACAGTCTTCACGCCTTCACGGAAGATCGCCTGTGCCAGAACGGTGGCAGTCGTCGTGCCATCGCCGGCGATGTCACTGGTTTTCGAGGCGACTTCTTTCACCATCTGGGCGCCCATATTTTCCAGGGGATCTTTCAGTTCGATTTCTTTTGCGACTGTAACGCCGTCTTTCGTAATCAGCGGCGAACCGAATTTCTTATCGAGAACCACGTTACGGCCCTTTGGCCCAAGCGTAATCTTGACCGCATTCGCGAGCACATTGATGCCGCGCAGAATTGCCTGACGTGAATCTTCGCCGTGAACGATCTGTTTCGCCATTATTAACCTTCTATTTCTTGCCGGCTGCTTTGCCGGCGGTTGTGAAAACACCCATGATTTCGTCTTCGCGCAAGATCAGATAGTCCTGATTCTCAACTTTGATTTCGGTTCCTGAGTACTTTCCAAAAAGTATCCGGTCCCCTTCTTTGACTTCCAAAGCTGCAATCGTACCGTCCTCCAGCCTCTTGCCGGTTCCAACGGCTACCACTTCACCTTCCTGCGACTTCTCCTTTGCGGTATCCGGGATAATGATTCCCCCTTTTATGGTTTCCTGCTCTTCGATCCGCTTAATCAGTACGCGATCGTGTAATGGTCGTACTCTCATGAAATGTGATCTCCTTGCACTCTGGTTATGACATTTGTGACTTAACTACGTTAGGTGAATTTATTGACGCACGCAAGCATTATCTGGTACGATTTATTGACTCATATTAGTTAAGTCGCAAAAAAGCGAAGATCGGGAGACATGGATATAGCTCAATTGATTCAGCAGAAGCTTACCGAGCTGGGATTGGACCAGAAGGATCTGGCTGATGCTGCAGAAATCACCGAGTCCTATGTCTCTCAGTTATTAAGCCGGAAGAAAATGCCGCCCGCTCCGGAGCGAACCGACATCTATGAAAAGCTTGGCGCGATCTTGAAGCTGCCTGCCGGGAAGCTGGCCGGCCTGGCGGATCTCGAGCGCAGGCAGGAACTGAAGAAGAAGATACAGAGTCCGCCGCTTCCGTTGTTTCGAGAGGTTCGCGAACTGCTTCTCAAAAAATGCAGGCCGGGGAAGCGGCCGCAGATACGAGCAATTTTCGAGAAGGAACCGTTTGGCGAGCTTGAGCGTTTGATCACCCAGAAGCTCCTGGATGTGGTCCAGGCGCTGGCCAAAGAGGAACTCGGGAACGAAAAGTGGCTTCGCATCGTAGCCCGGGAAACCGACCGGAGTTATAAACAAAGGCGTGTCGCCGTTCTCGAATTCCTGGATGCCGATATCTTCAACATAACGCCGGAATGTTGCACCGCTTTCCTGGATCCGCTGATCCGATTGTGGGAAATCGATCTCGCTTCATTTAGCCTGGAGATCGCCTTGAATCGCAGTGTGGCGCCCGCGAAGGTTAAGAGATTCGAATTCGTGGAAAAGGTAGATGAAGGTTCTTCGTCTGCAGAGCCGGGCCTGCGGGAGTTTCTCAGGGATCAATCTCTAAGGAGAGACGCAACGCCGGACGAAATCGAGTTTCTTCAGCAGTTGCGCTTCAAAGATGGGTTGCGCCCAACTGCGCTCTATTACTATCGCGAGATGCAAAACCTCCGAGACCCGCTTCATTTCCAGCGAAAGTAGGTGCGATGGACAGATCACTGAATAGCCTATTCGACGCCGAACTCGGCGCTGCGCTACTTGGTTCGAAGTAATATGCGCTTGTACCGGGGGTCTCCGACAATCAACTGGCGCACCTGATCCCGCAACTCCTGCCAGTCATGAATGAAATACCCGGCTTGTTCGTTTCCCATCACTTCCGCACGTTTGTCTTCGAGTAGTCGAATGATGGCCTCAAGCTCTGTTCCATTCTCCGGGGACTGCCTGCCTGCAACAGATTCAAGCGCTTTTCGCACGCGATCGAATTCCGCATCCACCTGTACCCTGATTTGCTCAGCCCAGGCGATTTGATTTACGGTGCCGATCAATCGCAGTTCCGCCATTCGCGCGACAGCTCCACCTTCACCCTCCCACACGGCAATCGCGTCATCCATACTTAACCAATATAGGTGAATAATGATAAAGACTCCACTGCTAACCGTACTGTATACTGAACGAGTATTAGTTAAGCACGATCATGACAGAATTGATGCGAGTTGAAGAAGAGTAGCCTCCAATTACACCGCTTGACTGCGGGTAATTGGCGTAATTCGCGGTCGTCGGACGACGAGGCGCCGCTGCGGTCGGAACTGTTCAGTACCGACCAGATGAAAGAGTACGGCATAACTCTCGCAGGCTCGCACAAGTTAAGTACGAAATCGGCTGCGAATCCGCTTCTCACGCGATTGGCTGAGAATGAGGATGTTCTGACTGGAGTGTACTCTCTACTCACCGAGGCCGTTGCAGCAGACCGCCGAATCGCACCGGCCGGAGAATGGCTGCTCGACAATTTCTATCTCATCGAAGAACAGATCCGCATGGCCAAGCGGCACTTGCCGAAAGGATACAGTCGCGGTCTTCCTCGTTTGGTGAATGGCGTGTCGGCGGGCCTTCCACGCGTCTACGACATCGCGCTCGAGACCATCTCGCACGGCGATGGACGCTTGGACATCAATGGCCTTGAAAGCTTTGTCGCGTCTTACCAGACCGTCACCATCCTGACGTTGGGTGAATTGTGGGCAATACCGACCATGTTACGCCTGGCATTGATCGAGAATCTCCGGCGCATCGGGGCGAGCATGGCTACCGGCAGAATAGACCGCAACGATGCGGACTATTGGGCCGATCGGATCATAGACGTTGCTGAAAGCGATCCGAAGAGTCTGATCATGGCGATCGCCGACATGACGCGGTCGAATCCGAATCTGTCGAGTTCCTTTGTTGCGGAGTTTACCCGACGCCTGCAGGGGCTGGGTTCCGCATTGGCATTGCCGCTGACATGGATTGAGCAAAGGCTGTCGGAGTCGGACCTGACGATCAAGAAATTGGTGCAGTCCGAAAACCAGCAACAGGCGGCCGACCAGGTTTCTATCAGCAATAGCATCGGCAGTCTTCGATTTCTTGGATCGACCAACTGGCGGGACTTCGTTGAGTCGATGAGCGCTGTCGAAAAGGCGTTGCGTCAAGATCCCGGGCGAACGTACGGCAGAATGGATTTTGCCACACGCGATCGCTACCGTCACGTCGTCGAGCGGATCGCGAAACGTTGCCACGTCACGGAACAGGCAGTCGCATGCAGCGCTGTCGATCTCGCCAACGGTTCGGCCGCGCAAGCCGAGTCCGGCGATCGAGCCATACACGTGGGGTTCTATCTCATCGACAAGGGATTGGCTCAGCTTGAACGTACGGTGGGCGTCCGTCGTTCTGCGTCCGGGCTTTTCCGAAGTGCGCTCAGAAAGTTTCCTCTACTGCTCTATGCAGGTGGAATTGCGCTGATCACAACTCTGCTTGCAGGAGGCCTTCTGTGGATTGCGTTCGACGGTGGCTTACGTGGTGGAATGCTTACATTACTGGCCGTCGTATTGGTTCT from Terriglobia bacterium includes:
- the groL gene encoding chaperonin GroEL (60 kDa chaperone family; promotes refolding of misfolded polypeptides especially under stressful conditions; forms two stacked rings of heptamers to form a barrel-shaped 14mer; ends can be capped by GroES; misfolded proteins enter the barrel where they are refolded when GroES binds), translating into MAKQIVHGEDSRQAILRGINVLANAVKITLGPKGRNVVLDKKFGSPLITKDGVTVAKEIELKDPLENMGAQMVKEVASKTSDIAGDGTTTATVLAQAIFREGVKTVAAGANPMAVKRGIEKAVEIVTEQIKKLSKPVSGDMIAQVATVSANDDSTIGNIIADAMKKVGKDGVITVEEAKTIDSTLEVVEGMQFDRGYLSPYFVTDPDRMECVLENCFILICEKKVSTMKDLLPILEQVSKMGRALLIIAEDIEGEALATLVVNKLRGTLQSAAVKAPGFGDRRKAMLDDIAILTNGRSITEDLGIKLENIKVEDLGTAKRVVIDKDNTTLIEGAGKRAAIEGRVKQIRTQMEDTSSDYDREKLQERLAKLVGGVAIIKVGAATEIEMKEKKARVEDAMHATRAAVEEGIVPGGGVAFLRAIPALEKLKLEDDEQIGVTIVKRALEEPLRLIVSNAGHEGAVVVEKVRDSKQANFGFNAATEEYTDMISAGILDPAKVTRSALQNAASIAALMLTTEALISEIPDAEKAIAMPGNGGPPMY
- the groES gene encoding co-chaperone GroES is translated as MRVRPLHDRVLIKRIEEQETIKGGIIIPDTAKEKSQEGEVVAVGTGKRLEDGTIAALEVKEGDRILFGKYSGTEIKVENQDYLILREDEIMGVFTTAGKAAGKK
- a CDS encoding helix-turn-helix transcriptional regulator gives rise to the protein MDIAQLIQQKLTELGLDQKDLADAAEITESYVSQLLSRKKMPPAPERTDIYEKLGAILKLPAGKLAGLADLERRQELKKKIQSPPLPLFREVRELLLKKCRPGKRPQIRAIFEKEPFGELERLITQKLLDVVQALAKEELGNEKWLRIVARETDRSYKQRRVAVLEFLDADIFNITPECCTAFLDPLIRLWEIDLASFSLEIALNRSVAPAKVKRFEFVEKVDEGSSSAEPGLREFLRDQSLRRDATPDEIEFLQQLRFKDGLRPTALYYYREMQNLRDPLHFQRK